The sequence TTATGACATACCCGTAAGGCTGTGATTTAAATATCACTTAATCAAGAATAGTAAAGGAAGATGTAAAATGAAAGATTTACATGAAGTTTTGACAAGTTTTTCAAAAGAACTTACTAGAGTAAATCAGGATAATGTTCTAACAAAAAAGGAACTATGTGATAAATTATATTCATTTATAGACCCTAAATTAGAAGGGGAAAATGTTGATAAGGAGATTTTTATATCCAATTATATTTATATTTTACAAAAGATAATAGCTGACTTATGCGAGATAAATGAGCGTTTACAAGATCTGAAGCACTTAGATGCTACTATTCCAGCAGAGAAAGACTATGAACACAGGAAGTTAAGATACTTTGCTAATCTAAATAAGCGGGCAAGGGATGAAATAATTAATTTTCTAAGTATCAGATTACTAGATTATTTAATAGAACATAAGTCTGTAGATTATGCTTCTAGACAAGATGATAAAGGTCTTAATTTAATGCTACAAAGTTGTTATGAATACAGTTTTTTTAAAAAATATTATGATCCTGATTATGATTTTTCAACAGAAGCGAAAATTAGATTTATTCCTGGAGTAAAATTAGAGAATTTCTTAGATGTAATCAATGGTTACATAAAGTTAAAGCATGAAGATTTAAATGCATATCAGATAGAACTAAGCAGAATCGTAAGAGAAAACAATGTATTGGACTATCTATGTGGAAAAATAGAAGTACATAATATAATGAATCGTCGGTTAGAAGTATTTAATACTTTGGAGACCTTATATGAGGATAAAAAATGGCAACCTTTTATATCCCTTGCAATATTGCAGATTGAAGGGTTATTTTATGACTGCTGTAATGTTTTAAAAGTAAATGAACTAAGTGGTTTGGCAGGAACTTTGGTTGAGAAAGTAGATAAATCGTTCCGTGATAATCACATATTGATGTTATCCGTGTATCCATATTATATGTTTGAAATCCCGGAGATAAGAAATGAAATTGCACATACAGGATTAATAGAATCCGAAAATTTAGAACATATAGCTAATGAATTGATACTTGATCTAAACACTGTAATTTCATGGATTTATGAGATATCACATGAAAAATATAAAATTTTGATGATGATATCAGATGCACTAGTGTTTATGCTAATCTAAAAATAGGTCAGCTGGCTCATTGAAAATTAGGTCACTTTCTTAAGAAAATATGGTATCCTTTCAGTATAAACTGGGAGGAGGAAGAGAAGGAAGTGATAAAATTGAATCAAAAACAAAAAATCATACTTAAACATATTGACGGTATGAGCAATCGAAGCATTGCCAGTGAGCTTCACATGAGCAAGGATACTGTAAATAAATATGTAAATGAGTATGAAAATCAAAAGCAAGAACTTTTAGCAAAAAATCCTGAAACAGATACAAAAGAATTAATTCAAGCAATTGTTGAAAAACCAAAATACAATTCTGAAAACAGAGGGCCAAACAAGGTAACATCTGAGATGATTGAAGTAATTGAAGAATGCTTAAAGGTTAATGAATGGAAGCGTGCTAACGGTATGTCAAAGCAGCAAATGAGAAAAATTGATATTCATGAATACTTGTTAAAGAAAAATTTTAATATTAGTTATTCATCAGTTAAAAGATTAGTTAAAACAATCGAGGATAGGCATCGTGAAGCTTTCATAAGACAAGAATATGTTCTTGGAGATGTATGTGAATTTGACTGGGGTACGGCAAAATTAGATATAGGGGGAGAAGGATATAAAGCTTATCAAATGGCAGTTTTTACTCCTGCTAAAAGCGGAATCAGATATTCAATGCTTTTTAAATCTCAAGATACTCCAGCATTTCAACAATCACATGCAGAATTTTTCTCATTTTGCAAAGGTAATTTTAGAACAATGGTCTATGATAATATGAGGGTTGCAGTTAAGAAATTTGTTGGATTGTTCGAAAAAGAGCCAACAAAAGCATTGACAGAATTATCAATATACTATGGATTCAACTTTAGGTTCACGAATATTGCAAAAGGCAATGAAAAGGGCCACGTTGAGAGAAGTGTAGAATATGTTAGAAGAAAAGTATTCAGTGA is a genomic window of Acidilutibacter cellobiosedens containing:
- the istA gene encoding IS21 family transposase — its product is MIKLNQKQKIILKHIDGMSNRSIASELHMSKDTVNKYVNEYENQKQELLAKNPETDTKELIQAIVEKPKYNSENRGPNKVTSEMIEVIEECLKVNEWKRANGMSKQQMRKIDIHEYLLKKNFNISYSSVKRLVKTIEDRHREAFIRQEYVLGDVCEFDWGTAKLDIGGEGYKAYQMAVFTPAKSGIRYSMLFKSQDTPAFQQSHAEFFSFCKGNFRTMVYDNMRVAVKKFVGLFEKEPTKALTELSIYYGFNFRFTNIAKGNEKGHVERSVEYVRRKVFSEPGNDKFDTLAEANKFLFEECMKLNNKETSNGLVPMEIFKEEQKHLFPNLPKFESSIYSENRVDKYSTVTVSQNHYSVPDTLVGKMVKVKMFTDKIIIYYDNSIVAKHDRSFKLHDWKIEIHHYLRTLHKKPGALKGSTALLQTDTQIKYIYEQYYTKDAKTFLQVLEIIYEKGIHAVTEALRELEKLSPMDMSADKVKVICESRKEKEICVTVPLNDHLTEKSRSTLSIYDKLAALQSRKLNKEAV